gaatgggagaataacacccaagaatagtagagataaggactggGAGGTttacttcatggcttggaagctggcctcaaatgctagggggaaaggcactttagatagagaagggaacaccaagtaaagggtatatGGAGGACCAGCTCCggttgggagatgcgaactgaatgtagactatagaccgaacacaatgatcactcaatgcctctagtgtaAAATAAAacacccagaaggaaagagataatgcCCTGAcacagggaatgccctgccacagaggagaggtagggtggaggggaggggtggtggtgggagggatactgggatcattggtggtggagaatgggcacagatagagggatgagtacttgatcattgtatgactgaaacacaagcacgaaagtttttaaatctgtaactgctATTACAgattattcactaataaaaatttgtgAATATTAGTGAattcatggttattcactaataaaaattaaaataaaaataaaggcatggCTTAAATCTAACAAATTGTATAGGGAGAACATTATTCCATCCTTTAAAGTCTTAACAGTTTCACGTTGTCTATTACAGGGTTTTCAGGGttctcaaaaattatttaaaggtcTATGTTATAGCACTCATTTCCCACTTCTTCCTTTGTGATATTAGATGGCAGTGAGACTAATCTTGCCACGATTTTGACAAAATATCCCTAGCTCTTACATGTACACTTTTGCTCACACTTAAATTTCCTTCACCACTGTCTACCAATAATTACCAATAATCATGACATTCCCAGACTTGGCAACACTCTTCTTCCACTGTCGAACATATTTAAGATTACCACCTTTTAGCATCATTGTCATCACTACCAATATAGCACATTAATCAAATTATCTCTTAttaccatttaaaaatacatttaacttGTAGATTTGTACcatgagaaataaatgaaagtttttctaaattaaaagtaATGACAATAATAGACATTGCGTTTCATGGGCTGCTATTAGTCTAAAATGCTTCAATGAAACTTTCCCTATCCACTAAATTTAGGGTACTTCCCATCCAATATATTtgtgtgcattttatttataGTCTTGTCATAATTTTATGGATGtgacttgttttattttgcttttgatccCACCATAAAACCTATGTACTTTTTGAGGGCACAAATCTTAGTTATTTTTTCCCACTTAAATATGCATTTTTGAATGATCATCTGTCTGTTacatattttgttaatattttatctttagatttaatatttgaacattaaatattatttataaaatttgtttatcttttcatcATGGTTTTGAAagtcgtatatatatatattattttaaaattctaattatttcCTTTAAGAATGTTTCTAAATGTGGTAAAATTAAATGGGTATCTAAGTATGTTCTTGTTAAATTAAACATTACCAACCCTCTGGTTCTAGAGAGGGTTTTATGTTATTAATTTCCTGTCAGGAAAACTGGATTAGAATTCTGTTAAGACTGGTAAGAATATTCCTTAAAATGTTAGGAATTAAGGGTCTCAAGTAGGTATGCAATGTTCAGAATTGTTATAATCAAATAACTTACTAGAGCTTTCATGGTCTACTTTTGGTcaaataaagacatttatttatccattcctATCTCCATCAAACTATCTTTTCTGTTAAATAATAGCTGAGAGATTTATATCCAGATAGGCATAGGTCCTGGAACTCTCAAGGGAGAGTCACTCCCAAATAATCTTTGTAGTTTTACCTCCATAGCCGCTAGAACACCTCCTCAATCAGCCCTGAGCCTGGGAATGGAAGTGCCACTCTCTTTCCAGGTCACACACTAATCGTGGCAATATATAGTATCTTAGCCAACTGGGTAAGCAACTTGACCTGGCTATTCCAGTCTAACCAACATAAATGTTGCCAGTTATAACAATAGTTCCCATCATAGAGATGTGATGCAGAAGAATGCAATGCACTGTGACAGGAACTGGTAAATAGTTTTGGAAGTGATGCCATGGAACAAAAGTTTAGTGACCTCAGCTCACATTAAGCCCTTAGTCACCTCTATGAATGGTAAATGACTTCACCTCATTTGTAATTATCCCACAAAACATAGGGGACTGGAGCTCAACAGGCTTATGAATACAGTGTTTGCCTAAATTAGACTTGTCAATAATGCCATatcatttgcttttttctttgcatgtaactcaaaggaaagagaaaattttttagaTCTTCCATTTAATTTCcatggtttattcgatatgccaaaaacagtaacaagaagtctcacaatggagaccgttactgttgcctgctcgagcaaatcaatgaacaacaggatgacagtgctacattcaaTTCCATTTCTCTCACACCACAGACCTTTACTTAGTTGTTCTACTTTATGAActcttttattgttgctgttgcttcATTGAACTATGGCAATGTAACACAATTCATAaatacactgcactgtagcactgttgtctagttgttcatggattttctccagaaggcatcagtaatgtcttcattgtgagacttgttgttactgtttttagcatatcaaatacaccaggatagcttgccaggctctgccactgggggcgggttactcttggtagcatgccgtgctctgggctctctcagagagacggaggaatcgaaccagtgtaggccgtgcaaggcaaatgccctactggctgtgctatagctccagtccaattcaaaaatataaaaatgtaaattataatgATATCAGAACCTAATAGAGTAGCAATTTGGTATTGCCCCACTGTTTCCACAGCTAAGCTCGAGGACTTGGCAAAGCTCggtaagaataataaaaatgcttCAGCCATGGTGTGTACCCCATCCTTTCAGGAAACGGGGCCTGTGGTAATTTAAGAACACAAACAGCTACAATATGAtgtcatacatgcaaggcatctaTTTTAAAGAAAGGGGTGCAAAGAGgccatttaaaaaagttttcttggCCCAGGGAGTTTGTTCTATTTTAAGAATAGAATATAATGTTTTAGGCAAAGATTTGGATTAAGAACATTTCATACAGAGGGGAAAGTAGTGAAttctctcggggggggggggggggtacaaaAGTGGCATCGCATCGACAAACTTatctcttttgttttaattaacaGAGATAAGCACAATGTATAGAATGTTGACCCGGGTGGAATTCAGTTGACGGCCTTTCACCACTCAAGAAAAAAAGTACATATGTTTTGGGCAGTTCTCCAACTGTCAGCAGTAGGAACTTCATGTTCCATACAGAGCTCTTCAGGAGAAACCACCAGAGTTCTTGGCATTGtttactcctttctctctccaatGACAAGCCAGCCCATACTTGGAAACGCAGTTGATTGGATACCATTAAAATCCCCGCTTTGAGCAAGAGCCAATGAATGCCAGGAACCCGGGGATTCTGGAAAGAGTGTTTGGCCAGGAACGCGTGACTTTGAAACAGTGCCTCACTTGTAAACAAGGACGGGACAGACGGCCCCGGCCAGCACgcgtcccccagcactgtcccaaGCGTCTGATCTTTGGCCCACTTTCCCCTCCAGATGTGCACTTCAGCTTCCTCCTGCGACCCGCGGAGTACTCCCAATGCCAGCACGGTGTCGGGTCACTCCGCGGGGACAGCCACCGGAGGTagagggaggcgggtgggggcgcGAAGGCGGGGCCCAAAGTTCTTTTGATCGCAGCTGATTGGCGAGCCCCCAGTTCAGAATGTCCTCGAGTCCCAGCGACTCCTCCCCGTTTGGGGGTggcggggacgggggtgggggaagcgagGCACACAAATAAAACCCAAGGAGGCGGACGTGATGGGAAGACGCTGACTTGAGAGTCTCGAGCACAGCACACACTGCCCGACTCCTGCACCTCCAAGCACCCTAAGAACTTTATCCAGGGCGAGGTGCACTTACTCCCAAGAacacctggccctgccctgcccccgccgACGCACCCACGAAGCTCTTCCTCGACTCGGGTTCTGCTCCCTGCAGCCTGCGCCCCTCCAGTCCGCCCCAGCTTCGAGCAGTCCCGTGGGCTTGACGATGAAGGCGGCCCGCTTTGTGCTGCGCAATGCCGGCTCCCTGAGTAGTGCCAGCCTGGTGCCTCGCGAGGTCGAACATTTCTCGCGCTACAGCCCGTCCCCGCTGTCCATGAAGCAGCTGCTGGACTTTGGTGAGTGGAAATACAGGGCTCAGGCGCGGGTGTCAGAGCTCTGGGGttggacttatttatttatttatttatttattttttcccagcCCGGGTGCTGGGATTGCTGCTAAAACAATTGGGATTGTTGCCTGGAGCCTGCACCTTGCGTTTTCCTAGACTTGCCTTCTTTCTAAGAGTTTGTCCCTACAGTCCAAGTCCACTTACAGCCTGTTGAGACTGGATGGTTTGAGCtcatatttccttcctttccaaaGTTTCCTTTCAAAACACTTCGCTTTCAGTCACCATTTAATAATGAACTGGAAAAGTCTCCACCTTCCTCACAGCATAGGACTTGCTAAAGAGGCTTCCTAACATAGATTAAGAATCCacacctttgggggctggagcgatagcacagcaggtagggcgtttgccttgcacgctgcggaCCAGGGTTCGGCTCCcaatatcacatatggtcccctgatcaccgccaggagtaattcttgagtgagaagccaggagtaacccctgtgcattgctgggtgtggccaaaaaaagctaaaaataagtaaataaaaataaccttggAGGATTCTTCAAGTTATTTGATATTTAGATGAATACTCCCTCCCTCTTCGCACAGGGAACTTTTTATTAGCACTATAAATTCATAATCTGTTTTACTAATACATTTCTTTGCTCAccactacactttttttttatgaggtctttaatccactttggttttttttaatgttttctggttcttttttatttaatttttattgaatcaccgtgagagagttacaagctttcatgtttgggttacaatctcacaatgatcaatcaccacTACACTTTTGCAAGTAATTTGCGCTTTGGCTATAAATACTTAAACCTTATCCAGTattcttagaaggaaggcttcaAAGAAGGAAAGTTTAAATGTGAAATTATTTATAACTGCTTTGGAAGTATCATAATTCCCACCATATTACCTTCTTAATTCTACCATTACCATAGATTCACATCTAAAAGTTATGAACTTTGATGTCTCCGTGATAGTGTGTCGTTGATCGGATCCACAACTCTAATCAATACCAAGAGCTATGGGATAGTCTGTTTTGTTAGAAATGAATCTTCctcaagaagagaaaacaatctttctcctttttttttttagccccttatgaaaaaaaaaaaatcaaaacaggccagagagagacCATCAGGAAGTGTGCTTGCCTTAAGTCTGCACCTACCGGCTTGACCCCTAGCCCGCCTATGGTCACgtgaaccaggagtgattcctgagtgcagagccaggaataagccctgagcacctcagggtgtaccccaacaatagaaaaaaaagaaaaagaaaaagacacgtTCATGAGTCATCCATAAACAGTAACCTGcgtgagaatgaaataaaaatttaataatgacaGTATGTGCTCTATATTGGGTAatgccatacacacacacacacacacacacacacacacacacacacacacaccaggcaaaTGTGTTTTCCCAACaactatattttattatcaaCTGTGTCTGTTACAGGTTCAGAAAATGCGTGTGAAAGAACTTCTTTTGCGTTTTTGCGGCAAGAATTGCCTGTGAGACTAGCCAATATCTTAAAGGAAATTGATATTCTTCCTGATCGACTAATTAATACCCCTTCAGTGCAATTGGTCAAAAGTTGGTAAGTGGTTAACTGTCTTAAAACCATGTCTAGTTTTAAGcgttattaaaatatgaatacttACAATATATCGACACCATAATTGGATGGCAGAGAAGCTCTAGATTCAAATCCTGCTTCTGCTATTTCTACTAATTGAGGAATCTttggaagttttaaaaataacattctcGAATTCTGCTTCTGTGACTTCTATTAATTGAGGAATccttggaaatttttaaaaaattctgtcttTCTGTTACCCTATTTGTTATTGAGAAGAGTAACATGTATGCCTCAAAGGGATTCTTAAGTATAATTAAATGAGGCAGTCCATTAAAAAAAGCCATTAAAACAGTACCTGGAACATATCTAGCATACATTAAGTGCCAATTAATACCCTGTGTCATtaggttttataaataaatatcctgAAATTTAGAAAGAGTTGATGAGCCAAAGAAACATAATTTCAGAGAATATAATCAAAATATTCACTAAAGCAGATATGTCACAGAGACTTCACCTAACCTAGTGACTATGTCTATTTGctccttaatttaaaaatatactcataAATAATTAGAATGAAACACAAACATAATCAACAGCTTGCTTGATActttaattttaagatttatacCACTCTACCCGTGCATGTATTAGGAAAAGAACATGGAACCTTTCCTTAAAAGTTGTTTCTGCTATAAGAAATGAGAACACTTGGCAAACAACACTTAGAAAACTGAATACTGATCTGTAACCACTTGAGAGTCACAAATTataggaataaaaattttaagttaatagtTTTAAACATGGTGTTTccaaatatgtttaatattttctcttttcaaatagTTTGAATATACCATTTGTATCtaactatttaattttaaaattaaaatcatgtatTTTCACTTCACAGGTATATCCAGAGTCTGATGGATTTGGTGgaatttcatgaaaaaaatccAGAGGACCATAAAGCTTTATCAGAGTAAGTTCTTTGCATTAGAATAAATGTCTGAAACTTTTTCAGGCAAACTTTTAACATTTCCTTAGACCTGGATTAAAGGACTTCAATCCTTTAATTTTTCACAACATTGGGTTTTGGATTATTGGTTTATAAAatggtgaaaaagaaacataGCATTGAAAATGGTGATGGGTTTGAAAAGTagacagtaataaaaaaattaaccagATGTTAAGATTTTTAGTATTTACTATTGCATTCCATTAATAACTATCAGTCTCATCAGTGATGACACATTTTTTAAGAGTAACCGTTTCTAgttaaaacactgtagcactgtcgtcccactgttaaaagaataagaaataagaaacttctaaattaaaaagaaattaattttcaaagtattttagaGTCATCTTTAATAttaatacttattattttttcaagaGAATACTTGTGAAGATGTAGAATAAATACATGATTACAGAGTTGGTATAAAAATACCAACTATGTAAGCTAGAAGAAAAGTAAATCTGTTCATGGAAacaactatttttctttatttgtgaaaAAATGATGGTGTGTCTCTCAATGTAGtccaagcactgcactgtagcactgtcatctcgttgttcatcgatttgctcaagcagatgtggtccaaacattatattattttatttttaaaatggacacTTAAATAATGCCTTAGTCTCCTGGGAAGTAAtctaaggaaagaaggaaatttatGTAAACTTTTATTAACTATGAATTCATTGGTTTAGTTTTGTAGATACTCTCATCAAAGTTCGAAATAGACACCATAATGTAGTTCCTACAATGGCCCAAGGAATCATAGAATATAAAGATGCCTGTACAGTTGACCCAATCACTAATCAAAATCTTCAGTATTTCTTGGATCGATTTTACATGAACCGTATTTCTACACGGATGCTGATGAATCAACACAGTAAGTTACTCATCATGGTCATGATATAGAGATTGGttgaaaataaaagccaaaatttAACTGTTTCATTATGtttgaaaaacaaacatttcaaGATGTTTCATTATTGGATCTTATTCATTCACAGCAATAGTTCTGATTACTATTAAGCTGGTATTTACAACAATATCTTTTACTTTCCTAACAGTTCTTATATTTAGTGACTCCAAGTCAGCAAACCCAACCCACATTGGAAGCATTGATCCAAACTGTGATGTAGCAGCAGTAGTCCAAGGTAATTAATAGATTTCTGCATgctttcccccttttatttttgctttttgggtcacacccagtgatgctcagaggttactcctggctctgcactcaggaattacccctggcgatgctcagaggaccataagggatgttgggaatcaaacctgagtcggccgtgtgcatggcaaatgccctacccactgtgctattgctccagcccctgaatcccCTTATTGAAAACATATATAATTGATAATATTTGTAGTTGAGGAGAAGATGAATAAATTATGTTCAAAGTGtttcatttgaatattttattctgtcATAAAACCTTTTGCTTTTGAGGGTGTCTTTAcaatcatttataatatttttttaaagtgaagatACCAGTTGCTAAAGTGCCTTGttttacatgttatttttatCTCAGCAAGGTGCATATTCCTATTATAGGTATAGCTATAGCCTAAATACTTCCTAACTTTTCTTTAATAAAGTgctaaaagttgtttttttatatataccatAAACATGTACTCTCGTATCTGTTATAGAGTAAGTATAGCGTGCATGCTGAGGATCActgttcattaaaatttttaaagcctaCCTGTCGTGAATTCATTTTATCATTATGAAAATATCTTTCAATTTCAGATGCCTTTGAGTGTGCAAAGATGCTTTGTGATCAGTATTACTTAACGTCTCCAGAATTAAACCTCACACAAGTGAATGGTAAgctgtaaataaaatatactttatggGAATATTTGTGTTCTCCCTGTTAAGATTACCTCTGGTAAATACATAATGGAGTCTATGTTCTTATTTTTGCCTAAAATTGTTACACATTTCTCAGTTGAATCCAAGTTCTCTTAACTGGAAAGCTACAATTGAGCACAGTCAGCTGCTAATGATGATGAATTAAAAATAGCTTAAACAAATAATTTAGGTTTTAGAGTGGCAATTCAGTTCCAGTGTTTTAAATCAAAGAAAGAGTACTCACTAACAAATATGTGGATAGAACAACCGGTACTAGGGAGAAATTGCTTGGTAACAGAGATTTCACCAAAATGATTACTAACGTTTTAGAAGGAAATTGTGGGTTtatctgcacatgtgtgtacgtgtTCATTCCCAGCAAGATATGCGTTGACTCCTGAACTATACACATCTTTTCCAAAATTATCCCTCTTTCTGCCAGGGGTGAGAATGGTAGTGTTGCCTGGGATAAAAATCTCGGCCTATATATGTGAAACATGCTAAGAAAAATACTCTAAATTTCACTACATGAGCCAGCCACAGGACTGAGGGAATCAACTCAGGGGCTAGAGTATATATACATAGGAGTTCtgtgttcagtcctcagcaccatgtggtcccttgagtggcaccagaaacatctcctgagcaattccaggtatgacaaaaatataaaataagcaaGTCAATCAGAGAGGACAAAGTCTTATATGAAGTATTTACTAATATCATCAAGTAGATAGTTGAATGGTGATTTCCAGGAACCAGGAGAGGTATAAAATGAGAAGTTGCTATTTAATACCCATTAAATGACTTTTGTCAATAATAAGTTTGAGATATCTACAATATGATTTGTGCCTCTATTTTTAATACTACCATGtggtgcattttaaaatttaaagggcAACATTCATGTGAAATAatcttataaaagaaaattttggttATATTAGAAGTACATGCCATTGTTTTGGAAGCAGGCCATACTTCAGAAACTTCGACTTTTAGGACACCTGAAAAATCAGGTCTTTCTTTATTGACAGAAGCAATGTGATAAATGTGATAAATTCATAgcactgttgttattgttttttaattttaacctttTTTCCTATTTGCTTCTCAAAACAAGATAACACAGTTAAATTGAAGTAACCTCCTCTTTTTCAtggaaagtaaataaaatctgttcaagGACAGTGTTTTTTGGTTGTGAGAGTTAAAAATCAAGttattaaaagtaataatagCCTAATTCATGGATTTGGGATGTGTAAATTTAGGTAACTGTGAAACTAAAATTAGAAGTAcgaacagattttaaaaatatatctcatCCTTAGCAGTATCTAGCAATGTTGTTGCATAATACTTGCAGACAAACTGCCTTGAACTGTTTGATAAAAAGGAAATTGTGCCAGACCTCGTGTTTAGTTATTCAGACTTTGCCAAGTCCCAGACACCAaagaataatactttttttttcaaacattattGTGAAgcctttgtttctgtttcctttagcCTGCTGGTTAAATTTAAGCATAGTAAGATGACAGCATTTAAAAACTGagtgacacaaaaataaagaatgattgtgttattttattgtggattaaaaatttaataaagtaagCC
The nucleotide sequence above comes from Sorex araneus isolate mSorAra2 chromosome 1, mSorAra2.pri, whole genome shotgun sequence. Encoded proteins:
- the PDK4 gene encoding pyruvate dehydrogenase kinase, isozyme 4, yielding MKAARFVLRNAGSLSSASLVPREVEHFSRYSPSPLSMKQLLDFGSENACERTSFAFLRQELPVRLANILKEIDILPDRLINTPSVQLVKSWYIQSLMDLVEFHEKNPEDHKALSDFVDTLIKVRNRHHNVVPTMAQGIIEYKDACTVDPITNQNLQYFLDRFYMNRISTRMLMNQHILIFSDSKSANPTHIGSIDPNCDVAAVVQDAFECAKMLCDQYYLTSPELNLTQVNGKLPGQPIHIVYVPSHLHHMLFELFKNAMRATVEHQENCPSLTPIDVIVVLGKEDLTIKISDRGGGVPLRIIDRLFSYTYSTAPTPVMDNSRNAPLAGFGYGLPISRLYAKYFQGDLNLFSLSGYGTDAVIYLKALSSESIEKLPVFNKSAFKHYQMSSEADDWCVPSKEPKNLAKETLAV